Proteins from a genomic interval of Sphingobacterium sp. SYP-B4668:
- a CDS encoding PorP/SprF family type IX secretion system membrane protein codes for MRYGKYATALVIGLLGLAKVGAQQSIQFTQYIFNSMSVNPAYAGYKEEWFAQVGLRSQWTGWDGAPKTGTASLDGVLDPVAKRHGVGLNVTADKLGAQSATSIYANYAFRLQLDAEDTQRLSLGIAGGVSQYSLDGNRLDPNDYGDQVIPNGKISDWAPDIRLGVYYYNPKWYAGVSVQDLFNGTNSGSDYRFNQNTTENLYRTISGYFIAGALFELDRGVHLRPSMLIKEDFKGPTSLDVNAMFVFNGKFWVGAGYRTRAKIFNREYQDRTVDKLSASNAITGIAQFYATERLRIGYSYDAMINKMSGLQNGSHEITLGFTFGRRAASQYLSPRFF; via the coding sequence ATGAGATACGGAAAATATGCGACCGCACTGGTCATTGGATTATTGGGGCTAGCGAAAGTTGGAGCTCAACAGAGCATCCAGTTTACACAGTATATATTCAACTCGATGAGTGTCAATCCAGCTTATGCAGGGTACAAAGAAGAGTGGTTCGCCCAAGTTGGCTTACGGAGTCAATGGACTGGGTGGGATGGCGCTCCTAAAACAGGAACGGCATCACTTGATGGTGTGTTGGATCCTGTTGCCAAAAGACACGGTGTGGGGCTGAATGTGACTGCCGATAAGCTTGGCGCTCAGTCTGCAACTTCTATCTATGCAAACTATGCATTTAGGTTACAGTTGGATGCTGAAGATACCCAACGCCTGAGTTTGGGTATTGCCGGCGGTGTGTCCCAGTACAGTCTTGACGGAAACAGGCTCGATCCCAATGATTATGGCGATCAAGTCATTCCGAATGGTAAGATATCGGATTGGGCTCCGGACATTCGCTTAGGGGTGTATTACTACAATCCTAAATGGTATGCCGGTGTATCCGTCCAAGATCTTTTTAACGGGACCAATTCGGGGTCGGATTATCGCTTCAACCAGAATACGACCGAAAATCTCTATCGGACCATCAGTGGATATTTTATCGCTGGAGCATTGTTTGAATTGGATAGAGGGGTGCATCTACGCCCTAGTATGTTGATAAAAGAAGATTTTAAGGGGCCGACTTCATTAGATGTTAATGCCATGTTTGTGTTCAATGGCAAGTTTTGGGTCGGCGCTGGTTACCGAACTAGAGCCAAGATTTTTAATAGAGAATACCAAGACCGTACCGTCGATAAGTTGAGCGCATCAAATGCTATCACTGGTATTGCGCAGTTCTATGCTACAGAGAGACTACGTATTGGTTATTCGTACGATGCCATGATCAACAAAATGAGTGGGTTGCAGAATGGTTCACACGAGATTACGCTTGGATTTACCTTTGGACGTCGTGCTGCTAGCCAGTACTTAAGTCCAAGGTTCTTTTAA
- a CDS encoding OmpA family protein, whose protein sequence is MGVYNIYRLIFTGLLLIGSSVSVMAQEQVSLRTTADKLYQQFEYHTAAGVYQKLVDRKKPKPQDMERLAECYYRINDYSLAENWYSRVINSGEFSDQAQLNYADVLKKMGKYAEAKKQFEAYAQRTGKPDDVRLAIQGADSAVVWMANPTVHKLKNEDLINTRYSQFGTFPLQGSVLYTGEPDNWNGDVSGMTGRTFLRIYSSTKETDGLTLQYPNVLQDIFNESTYHVGPVIANKNEDILYITRTYPGKDTEKNKSGRYTFKKHNLELMIYTKDGDGWKESAFPYNDVKRYSVGHAALSDDEQVLYFASDMPGGKGGVDIWYSERNVDGTWGAPQNAGAEINSSGDEMFPSVAGNKLYYSSNGFAGMGGLDIFSADGSKAFFKNRTNLRFPVNSASDDFGYIIMADGKDARYGYLSSDRIGGKGLDDIYSFSFAKPKITILLNGLTYNKKTDALLEDVQLSLLDGNGQTVSRRLSDVKGAFTFPIEAGLDYRVVGEKVKFHGDSVNIAAIYPTKDTTISLTLRLEPIFEKGATFVLENIYYNFDKYDIRADARPILNQLVATMRDNPTLKIELSSHTDSRGSNKYNMTLSQRRAESAVEYIISRGIARDRIVAKGYGETKLVNHCADGVSCTIQEHQANRRTEVKVLEY, encoded by the coding sequence ATGGGTGTGTACAATATATATAGACTAATCTTCACAGGGCTTTTGCTGATCGGTAGCTCTGTTTCTGTAATGGCGCAAGAGCAGGTCAGCTTGAGAACAACAGCCGATAAGCTGTATCAACAGTTTGAATACCATACTGCTGCGGGTGTTTACCAGAAGCTGGTCGACAGAAAGAAACCGAAGCCTCAGGATATGGAGCGTTTGGCAGAGTGTTACTATCGTATCAATGACTACTCCTTGGCGGAGAACTGGTATTCTAGAGTCATCAATAGTGGCGAATTCAGCGATCAGGCTCAGCTAAATTATGCTGACGTACTCAAGAAAATGGGTAAATATGCTGAAGCTAAGAAACAATTTGAGGCGTATGCACAGCGTACTGGAAAACCAGATGATGTGCGCCTTGCCATTCAAGGAGCAGACTCTGCAGTGGTGTGGATGGCCAATCCGACGGTTCACAAGTTAAAGAATGAAGACTTGATTAATACCCGTTACAGTCAATTCGGTACATTTCCGCTACAAGGAAGCGTGTTGTATACAGGCGAACCGGATAATTGGAATGGTGACGTCTCTGGAATGACAGGTCGGACGTTCTTGCGTATATATTCCAGCACCAAGGAAACAGATGGTCTTACTTTGCAATATCCCAATGTCCTTCAAGATATCTTTAATGAAAGTACCTATCACGTCGGTCCTGTGATAGCTAACAAGAATGAGGACATCTTATATATTACACGTACCTATCCAGGAAAAGATACCGAGAAGAATAAATCGGGTAGGTATACTTTTAAAAAGCACAATCTGGAATTGATGATTTATACCAAAGATGGCGATGGATGGAAAGAAAGTGCTTTCCCGTATAATGATGTTAAGCGTTATTCTGTAGGTCACGCGGCTTTGAGCGACGATGAGCAAGTGTTGTATTTTGCATCCGATATGCCAGGAGGAAAAGGTGGGGTGGACATCTGGTATAGCGAACGCAATGTCGATGGTACTTGGGGGGCGCCACAGAATGCAGGAGCAGAAATCAATTCCTCGGGAGATGAAATGTTCCCCTCTGTTGCCGGAAATAAACTCTATTATTCCAGCAACGGTTTTGCAGGAATGGGCGGTTTAGATATTTTCAGCGCAGATGGAAGCAAGGCGTTTTTTAAGAACCGGACCAACTTGCGTTTTCCCGTCAATTCAGCGTCCGATGATTTTGGTTATATCATCATGGCCGATGGTAAAGATGCTCGTTACGGGTACCTGTCGTCTGATCGTATTGGCGGAAAGGGGCTTGATGATATCTACTCATTCTCCTTCGCAAAGCCGAAGATTACGATTCTATTGAACGGTCTTACCTATAATAAGAAAACAGATGCATTATTGGAAGATGTACAACTAAGTCTATTGGATGGCAATGGTCAGACTGTATCCAGAAGGTTGAGCGATGTCAAAGGAGCGTTTACCTTTCCTATAGAAGCAGGGTTGGACTATCGGGTTGTCGGAGAGAAGGTGAAGTTCCATGGCGATTCGGTTAATATTGCTGCCATCTACCCGACCAAGGATACCACTATTAGCCTGACATTGCGATTGGAACCTATTTTTGAAAAGGGGGCAACCTTTGTCTTGGAAAATATCTATTATAACTTCGATAAATATGATATTCGTGCAGATGCGCGGCCTATCTTGAATCAGTTGGTTGCAACTATGCGTGACAATCCAACCCTAAAAATTGAATTGTCGAGCCATACCGACAGCCGCGGCTCCAATAAATATAATATGACCCTTTCACAAAGGCGTGCCGAATCAGCCGTTGAATATATCATTAGTCGTGGTATAGCACGTGACCGCATCGTAGCCAAAGGCTATGGCGAGACCAAGCTTGTCAACCATTGTGCTGATGGGGTGTCCTGTACGATACAGGAGCACCAAGCTAATCGCCGTACGGAAGTGAAAGTGCTTGAGTATTAG
- a CDS encoding SusC/RagA family TonB-linked outer membrane protein → MKQKLLSFFLVYTLLVGATYAQDLQVSGKVTSAVDGSPIQGASIAVQGTTSATQTDGSGNYSISVASNATLVFSYVGYQRQTVSVANRTAINVQLASDETSLEEVVVTAMGISREKRALATSTQEVKGEMLTQAANSNLATAIQGKVSGVQVTPSSGMPGASAKITIRGSRSFTEDNTPLYVIDGMPITSTSDVSTLNSVSGSDYSSRGLDIDPNDIESINILKGQAASALYGMRASNGAIIITTKSGKGAGKGRAQISFNSNVSFDKVSVLPNFQTTYAQGEIRKADGAMIHNPTASGSWGPKILELADDATYGGNTDNAYTQKFGKQPGKFYVPQRAAAGLDPWATPQAYNNAKDFFDIGTTYNNSLNIMQGFEKGHYAMSLGATNANGIVPSTGLDRYNAKLATQLNLSDKWSTGFSGNYVNSKISKQTGANNGLIATIYGAPASYDLKGIPNHIKDNPYSQNNYRGGGFDNPYWATEHNQFTEATQRFFGNGFAQFVTQLAENQKLTLKYQLGVDSYTSNYTDLWGYGKAGVTRGQVENYHFSVTELNSLATAAYKWDINDTWTLDALVGNEIVDRSQRRDYVYGGNFNFSGWNHMNNASTYSGEQTLRDKRTFGVFGNLNLAYKNMFYLNVTGRNDMVSNMPRNNRSFFYPSVSGSFIFTELEGLKSDVLTFGKLRASYAEVGQAGNYYESYYATPTYSGGFSSGTPIIYPINSTVAFTPYEILYDPALKPQNTKAYEFGTDLTFYRGLFDLSYTFSRQNVKDQIFEVPLGGSSGYNSLVTNGGKVHTNSHEVTLNISPFREGDFRWDMAFNFTKIDNYVDELAEGVQSIFLGGFVEPQVRAGIDQKFPVIYGTSYLRNDAGQIVVDAKGLPQAGKQQVIGSVSPDFLLGFNTKLEYKKVRLSAVFDWKSGGQMLSGTAGILDFYGVTQKSADFRSGAPFLFEEEAVKEVSPGVYEKNDILINPANAYDYFNRKNSISESSVFGTSFVKLREVAIGYPVYSTARFAVDVNAFARNIILWSELKGFDPEVSQGNTNMSGAFERFSLPGTSSYGLGVNIKF, encoded by the coding sequence ATGAAACAAAAATTACTCAGTTTTTTTCTAGTGTATACGCTCTTGGTTGGAGCTACGTATGCGCAAGACCTTCAAGTGAGTGGCAAAGTTACTTCAGCTGTAGATGGATCCCCGATACAGGGAGCTTCAATTGCAGTTCAAGGAACTACCTCAGCTACACAGACAGATGGTTCAGGAAATTATTCAATTAGTGTAGCGTCCAATGCAACGCTTGTATTCTCCTATGTGGGATATCAACGCCAAACGGTCTCTGTTGCAAACCGCACCGCTATTAATGTACAATTAGCTAGTGATGAAACTTCTTTGGAAGAGGTCGTCGTGACGGCCATGGGCATCTCAAGAGAAAAGCGTGCGCTAGCGACCTCTACACAAGAGGTTAAAGGCGAAATGTTGACGCAAGCGGCAAACAGTAACCTAGCAACAGCAATCCAAGGTAAAGTGTCGGGAGTCCAAGTTACTCCTTCTTCAGGAATGCCCGGAGCATCCGCAAAAATAACCATTCGCGGTTCTCGTTCTTTTACGGAAGATAATACGCCTCTTTATGTAATCGACGGAATGCCTATTACATCGACTTCCGACGTCTCAACATTAAATTCTGTTTCGGGTTCAGACTACTCCTCTAGAGGATTGGATATAGATCCTAATGATATCGAAAGCATTAATATCCTAAAAGGACAGGCCGCATCTGCTCTTTATGGTATGCGCGCCTCAAATGGTGCAATCATTATTACCACAAAAAGTGGAAAAGGTGCTGGAAAAGGTCGTGCACAAATAAGTTTCAATTCTAACGTATCTTTTGATAAAGTTTCTGTATTGCCAAATTTTCAAACAACTTATGCACAGGGCGAAATAAGAAAAGCTGACGGGGCGATGATACACAATCCTACAGCTTCTGGTTCATGGGGACCTAAAATTTTGGAATTGGCTGATGATGCTACTTACGGGGGAAATACAGATAATGCCTATACACAAAAATTTGGTAAGCAACCTGGAAAGTTCTATGTACCTCAACGTGCTGCAGCAGGATTGGACCCTTGGGCTACCCCGCAAGCTTATAACAATGCGAAAGATTTCTTTGACATAGGGACGACCTACAACAATTCCTTAAATATTATGCAAGGTTTCGAAAAAGGACATTACGCGATGTCTTTAGGTGCTACCAATGCGAATGGTATTGTCCCCTCTACTGGTTTAGATCGCTACAATGCCAAATTGGCCACTCAACTTAATCTTTCAGATAAATGGTCTACAGGGTTTTCAGGAAATTATGTCAATTCTAAAATCTCAAAACAAACGGGTGCCAATAACGGTCTTATTGCAACCATCTATGGTGCTCCAGCATCGTATGACCTTAAGGGCATTCCAAATCATATAAAAGATAATCCTTATTCGCAGAATAACTACAGGGGTGGTGGTTTTGACAATCCATATTGGGCAACAGAACATAATCAATTTACTGAAGCTACACAGCGTTTCTTCGGAAATGGTTTTGCTCAATTTGTGACTCAATTAGCCGAAAACCAGAAGTTGACCTTGAAATACCAACTAGGTGTTGATTCCTATACTTCCAATTATACAGACCTTTGGGGGTATGGTAAGGCTGGTGTCACACGAGGACAGGTCGAAAATTATCACTTTTCGGTTACAGAATTGAATTCTTTGGCAACTGCCGCTTACAAATGGGATATCAATGACACATGGACTTTAGACGCCTTAGTAGGTAATGAAATCGTAGATAGAAGTCAGAGAAGAGACTATGTATATGGAGGTAATTTCAACTTCTCCGGCTGGAACCATATGAATAATGCCTCTACATACTCTGGGGAGCAGACATTGAGAGATAAGCGTACTTTTGGCGTATTTGGAAACTTAAATTTGGCATACAAAAATATGTTCTATTTGAACGTGACTGGGCGGAATGATATGGTGTCTAACATGCCTCGTAACAACCGCTCGTTCTTTTACCCATCTGTTTCTGGTTCCTTTATTTTTACGGAATTGGAAGGACTTAAGAGTGACGTCCTGACTTTTGGTAAGTTGCGTGCATCTTATGCTGAGGTGGGCCAGGCTGGAAATTACTACGAATCTTATTATGCTACACCAACATATAGTGGTGGATTCTCCTCTGGTACCCCTATTATTTATCCAATCAATTCTACAGTGGCTTTTACACCTTACGAGATTTTATATGATCCAGCATTAAAGCCGCAAAATACTAAAGCTTACGAATTCGGTACAGACCTGACATTCTATAGAGGCCTTTTTGATTTGAGTTATACCTTTTCCCGCCAAAATGTGAAAGATCAAATTTTCGAAGTACCGTTAGGAGGGTCAAGCGGATACAATAGCTTGGTTACCAATGGAGGAAAGGTACATACCAACTCACATGAAGTGACATTGAATATTTCTCCGTTCCGCGAGGGTGATTTCCGTTGGGACATGGCTTTCAATTTTACCAAAATTGATAACTATGTGGACGAGCTGGCAGAAGGTGTACAAAGTATCTTTTTAGGTGGTTTCGTAGAACCCCAAGTGCGTGCAGGTATCGATCAAAAATTCCCGGTTATATACGGTACTTCTTATTTGAGAAATGATGCTGGACAAATCGTTGTCGATGCTAAAGGCTTGCCACAGGCAGGTAAGCAGCAGGTAATAGGTTCTGTATCACCTGATTTTCTTTTGGGCTTCAATACCAAACTGGAATATAAGAAAGTCAGATTATCTGCCGTATTCGATTGGAAGAGTGGGGGACAGATGTTGTCCGGAACTGCTGGGATTTTAGATTTCTACGGTGTTACTCAAAAATCAGCCGACTTTAGAAGTGGTGCTCCTTTCTTGTTTGAAGAAGAAGCCGTGAAGGAAGTTTCCCCTGGCGTGTACGAAAAGAACGATATCTTGATTAACCCGGCCAACGCTTATGATTACTTCAACAGAAAGAACAGCATTTCGGAATCTTCGGTATTTGGCACTTCCTTTGTAAAATTAAGAGAAGTGGCTATTGGCTACCCTGTGTACTCGACTGCTAGATTTGCAGTTGATGTCAATGCTTTTGCGCGTAACATTATCTTATGGTCAGAGTTGAAAGGTTTTGACCCTGAAGTTTCCCAAGGGAATACCAATATGTCTGGAGCTTTCGAGAGATTTTCACTTCCAGGAACTTCTAGCTATGGTTTAGGAGTAAACATTAAATTCTAA
- a CDS encoding gliding motility-associated C-terminal domain-containing protein: protein MNIKIIIKAIFLFLLVAVGTRVSAQDGKGSLFSDNGQMILAEGTSDVIYSEKLFLGPNTDWQINGDLYVYSKSIWIAPTAKITGSGKLILKDPGANPYYEGWGNQPTIIDGNNGAFIGVNIVIDNASNIKLADITDPGYDLKENADGIAALKVASNIDFNVQGGDILLNGFELVLGPDATLLNAGSIAGPNQNIKGYVVTGNVPKSLLIKSLKAGEQFLFPVGISETSYTPAILTPQGETRLYVSVVDYEAAGAFVQLDDKEIGMDRVWHIFADKDMLSDYTLIHQSITNGKMFVDKNAEVMQYSGSGNWIGDVTKLGAAGVHTRADIESYAVRTKEGTWMTKFSFTGPIANDDTYELPYEDNYTDGKNRFDILVNDNAGSSAIDRSKVTIVTQPIHGTVVVNVDGTVTYTPDPGFVGQDVFEYSITDENGLSDTAKVTVNITGRKLHIPNVFTPNGDGFNDKFVIIGHENYDRINITIVNRWGNEVYRSTDYDNSWAGDGLNAGTYFYIIEAIKGSQTTLYKGDVLIKRN from the coding sequence ATGAATATTAAGATAATTATAAAAGCGATATTCTTGTTCCTACTGGTAGCAGTAGGAACAAGAGTCTCTGCTCAAGACGGTAAGGGAAGCCTGTTTTCGGACAATGGTCAGATGATTCTTGCCGAAGGTACCTCGGATGTCATCTATTCCGAAAAGCTATTCCTAGGGCCTAATACAGATTGGCAAATCAATGGCGATTTGTATGTCTATAGCAAGAGTATCTGGATTGCACCGACAGCCAAGATTACAGGTTCTGGAAAACTGATATTAAAAGATCCAGGAGCTAATCCATATTATGAAGGTTGGGGAAATCAGCCGACCATCATAGATGGTAACAACGGTGCGTTCATCGGTGTAAATATCGTCATCGACAATGCCAGCAATATCAAATTGGCAGATATCACCGATCCAGGATATGATTTAAAAGAAAATGCAGATGGGATAGCAGCGCTTAAGGTAGCGTCCAATATTGATTTCAACGTACAAGGAGGAGATATTTTGCTCAATGGCTTTGAGCTGGTACTTGGTCCCGACGCCACACTCTTAAATGCAGGAAGTATAGCCGGGCCTAATCAAAATATTAAAGGCTATGTTGTCACTGGTAATGTTCCGAAAAGCTTGTTGATCAAGAGTTTGAAAGCTGGTGAGCAGTTCCTGTTCCCAGTAGGGATCAGCGAGACTAGCTACACACCGGCTATCTTAACTCCTCAAGGGGAGACCAGATTGTATGTCAGTGTAGTGGATTATGAAGCCGCAGGTGCATTTGTACAGCTTGACGACAAAGAGATTGGAATGGACCGTGTATGGCATATCTTCGCTGATAAAGACATGTTATCGGATTACACGCTTATCCACCAGTCGATTACCAACGGTAAGATGTTCGTAGATAAGAATGCCGAGGTGATGCAATACTCAGGTAGTGGCAACTGGATAGGAGATGTGACTAAACTCGGAGCGGCAGGGGTCCATACCCGGGCAGATATCGAGAGTTATGCTGTACGTACCAAGGAAGGTACATGGATGACTAAATTTAGTTTCACTGGGCCTATTGCCAATGATGATACGTATGAACTACCTTATGAAGACAATTACACAGACGGAAAGAATAGGTTTGATATCTTAGTTAACGACAATGCGGGCTCGAGCGCAATCGATCGTAGCAAGGTGACGATTGTCACGCAACCAATACACGGTACTGTAGTCGTCAATGTAGACGGTACGGTCACCTATACACCGGATCCGGGATTCGTTGGTCAAGATGTATTCGAATATAGTATTACAGACGAGAATGGTCTGTCAGATACGGCGAAGGTAACGGTCAATATTACAGGTCGTAAACTTCATATTCCGAATGTATTCACACCAAATGGCGATGGGTTTAACGATAAGTTTGTAATCATTGGTCATGAGAATTACGACCGAATCAATATTACCATTGTGAATAGATGGGGCAACGAAGTATATCGCAGCACAGATTATGATAACTCATGGGCTGGCGATGGCTTGAATGCTGGAACTTACTTCTATATCATAGAGGCAATCAAAGGCAGTCAAACGACGCTCTACAAAGGTGATGTTTTGATTAAGAGAAACTAA